ACCAGTCCGACCTGGCCTTGCGCGTGCGCGCGGTCGACGGCACCACCTGGTTCGCCAGCCGCGGCGACCTGCCGGACGCCCCGGCCCAGCCCGGCCTGGCCACGCTGCATACCCAGGGCAACGACTACCGCGGACTGAGCCTGCCGCTGGACGAAACCCGGCCCGACTCGCCGCAGTTGACCTTGTTCCTCGACATCACCCATCACCAGCACTTCCTGCAAGGCATGCAGCGCCTGATCTGGCTCACGGTCGGCCTCAGCGCGCTGGCCACCGCGCTGCTGGGTGCCTGGGCCGTGCGCCGTGGCCTGAAGCCGCTGCGGCGGATGGGCAAGGTCGCCGCCAGCGTCAACGCCCGCTCGCTAACCACTCGCCTGCCGGCCGCCGAGATGCCCGAGGAACTGGCCGAGCTGGCCGGCGCGGTCAATGCCATGCTGCAGCGCCTGGACGATGCTTTCCAACGCCTGTCGGCGTTCTCCGCCGACATCGCCCACGAGTTGCGCACACCGCTGTCCAACCTGCTGACCCACACCCAGGTCACCCTCACCCGCCCACGCAGCCTCGAGGAGTACCGCGAGGCCCTGCATGGCAATCTCGAGGAACTGCAGTGGATGGCCCAGCTGGTCAACGACATGCTCTATCTGGCCAAGGCCGACCACGGTCTGCTGATGCCCAATAGTCAGGCGCTGGACCTGGCGATCGAGGTCGATGCGCTGCTGGAGTATTACGCGCCGCTGGCTGAGGAAGCCGAGGTCAGGCTGTCTCGCGAGGGCCAGGCGCATACCGAGGGCGACCGACACATGCTGCGCCGGGCCTTGTCGAACCTGCTGGACAATGCCCTGCGCTTCACCCCGGCGGGGGGCGAGATTCGTGTGAGCCTTGCGCCGGGGTTGCGCATCGAGGTGGCCAACAGTGGCCCGGCAATCGCCCCGCAACTGCTGGAGCGGCTGTTCGACCGTTTCTATCGGGCAGACCCGGCGCGCCAGGAGGGCAGCAGCGAGCATGCGGGCCTGGGGCTGGCCATCACCCGCTCGATCGTGCAGGCGCACGGCGGGAATATTCGGGCCCAGTGCGAAGGTGGGTGGACGCGCTTCGTGATCGAGTTGCCTGCCTAGAGGGCTGCTGCGCAGCCCATCGCCGGCAAGCCGGCGAAAGGGGCGCAAAGCGCCCCTGCCTTACTCGTAACGCAACGCCATCGCCGGTTCGATCTGCGAAGCGCGGTACGCAGGATAGAGGGTCGCCAGGAAGCTCATCACCAGCCCAGCCACGCAGATGATCGCCACATCGCCCCACTGCAGCTCCGAGGGCAGGCTGCTGATGAAGTAGATGTCGGAGGTGAAGATGTGCTGCCCACTGACCCGCTCGATCCAGCCGACCACGGCGCTGACGTTCAGTGCCAGGATCACCCCGAGCACGCCACCGATCAGGGTGCCGACGATGCCGATCAGGCTGCCCTGGACCATGAACG
This window of the Pseudomonas mosselii genome carries:
- a CDS encoding heavy metal sensor histidine kinase, producing the protein MRRLSLGRRLALLFAACTASVSLGAGLLFSRASEQHFVELDQQLLSGRLSLMRSLLDGVTTPEQLATRLPGLLNELSHQSDLALRVRAVDGTTWFASRGDLPDAPAQPGLATLHTQGNDYRGLSLPLDETRPDSPQLTLFLDITHHQHFLQGMQRLIWLTVGLSALATALLGAWAVRRGLKPLRRMGKVAASVNARSLTTRLPAAEMPEELAELAGAVNAMLQRLDDAFQRLSAFSADIAHELRTPLSNLLTHTQVTLTRPRSLEEYREALHGNLEELQWMAQLVNDMLYLAKADHGLLMPNSQALDLAIEVDALLEYYAPLAEEAEVRLSREGQAHTEGDRHMLRRALSNLLDNALRFTPAGGEIRVSLAPGLRIEVANSGPAIAPQLLERLFDRFYRADPARQEGSSEHAGLGLAITRSIVQAHGGNIRAQCEGGWTRFVIELPA